The sequence CGGGTTAATCATGAGGATGACCAGGATGGCGAGCACATAGAAGAGGAGGATGCGCACGGGGATGGTGTTGACGGCCTTTGGCACGGACTTTTCCGGTTCCTCAGCCTCCGCACTGGCGACGCCCACAATCTCCGTACCACCGAAGGCAAAGAGCACAAGGATAAAGGAAGCAATCATTCCGGAGGGGCCGTTGGGGAAGAAACCGCCATCGTTCACAAGGTTGGCGGGGCCAGTGGTCTCCGCGGTGGAGAGGCCGAAGACCAAGACCGCTACGCCGCCAAGAATCATGGCGACGACCGCTCCGACCTTGACGATGGTAAAGGCGAATTCAAGCTCGCCGAAGGCCTTGACTGTTGCGAGGTTCGCACCGCCAACGAGGAGAAGCGTGGCGGCAACCCAGATCCATTGCGGTGAGCCGGGAAACCAGAATTGCATGTAGACGCCGATGGCGGTGAGATCCGCGAGCGCCACGATGACCATCTCAAAGGCGAACATCCAACCGGTGATGTAACCGGCCCAGGGGCCGAGGAAGGCGCGCGCGTACTCGGCGAACGACCCCGTGACCGGGTGATGCACGGACATCTCACCGAGTGCACGCAGGAGGAAGTACACCACGGCGCCGCCAAGGAGGTAGACCAGCAACACTGAGGGGCCGGCAGCTTGGATGGCGCTGGCGGAGCCGTAGAAGAGGCCGGTGCCGATGGCCGAGCCAAGTGCGATGAAGTGCAGGTGGCGGTGCTTGAGGCCTCTGCGCTGGGTGGTGGTCTCGGGCACGATGGCCGTCCTCCTCCTTTGTTACTAGTGCGAGTGGACAATGCGTCTGAGAGCTACTTTCCTCTAGTTGCCGCGCGGGGTCAATTCCATGACATTCTGTTCAGTGACGTGTCTTTCACTAGGTACCCGGGGGTGAGCTGGATGACATTTAAGAAAAATGTGGTTAGTATTCTTGTGACCCGCGTGTGGCTGTTGCGTGGGCATGGTTGGCGTGTCTTCCTTCACCGTGTGTTGGTGGGCTGCCTGCCGTGCTAGAGACGTGTACTTTGTCGCCCATTCCGTGAGGTAAAACATGAACAACGAAGACGCCCTTGTTGACGCCTTCTATGAAACCGAAGATGCCACGCCCACGAAAAAGGGGCTGTGGCGGCTGTTTGTCTACAGTGCCATCGGAGCTTTCGTCTTCTTTTTCCCCATTAGTTACGACGGGAAGAAGTCCATACCGCTTGACCATATGGTCACCATCATCCGTACACACGCAGAAGCTGCGGTGCCGTGGATCATTTTGCCGCTGGCCGTCTATGGCACCGTGCGCAGCATTGTGAACAAAAACTGGCGGGACGGCGCCATGCAAGCTGTGTTTACCGTGCTCAATGTCGTGGGCATGGTCGTTTCTTTCCTCATGGTGATAGGGACTTTGCCAGGAGTGCTGGCACATGAGGACATCGTTCCCTTCCTGTGGAACTCCATCGCCACGCCCGTAGGGCTTATCGTCCCCATCGGTGGTGCCTTCTTGGGCCTGCTTATTGGTTATGGCCTGCTGGAGTTCGTAGGCGTGTTCATGCAACCCATCATGCGGCCGCTCTGGCGCACGCCAGGGCGCTCCGCCATCGATGCCGTGGCTTCCTTTGTGGGTTCCTACTCGCTGGGTATTCTCATTACTGACCGGGTGTACCAGCGCGGCGGGTATACCGCCCGCGAGGCTTCCATCATCGCGACGGGTTTCTCCACGGTGTCTGCCGCTTTTATGGTCATAGTGGCCAAGCAGCTGGACTTGATGGACATGTGGGGAATCTATTTTGCTGTGTCCCTGGTGGTGACGTTCGTTGTTACCGCTATCACCGTGTGGATTCCGCCGCTCAGCACCATCCCCAACGAGTATGTTTCCGGCGTGACACCGGACCCAGAGAAGCCGGTCAAGGGCAATTACTTCTCAGCAGCATGGAGGGAAGCTTTGTTGCAGCTCGACCGTGCACCGTCGTTGAGGGCAGCTATCTGGGAGAACCTGCGCGACGGCGCGCGCATGGCCGCGGCCATTGTTCCGTCCATCATGTCGGTCGGCCTCATTGGCCTGCTGCTGGCTAAATTCACGCCGCTCTTTGATTGGTTGGGCTATGTGTTCTATCCCTTCGCATGGATTGTGCAGCTTCCAGAACCCGAGCTAGCGGGTAAAGCTGCAGCGATGGGGATTGCGGAAATGTTCCTACCAGCCACCATGGTGGCGGATTCCTCCAGCCTGACGCTGAAATTCGTCATCGGCGTGGTAGCGGTGTCTGCCATCATCTTCTTTTCTGCACTGGTGCCGTGCATTCTGGCCACCAAGATTCCTATCAAGCTATGGCACTTGGTTGTTATCTGGTTCGAGCGCGTGGTCCTCACCATTATCATTGCCACTCCGATTGCTTTCCTCGTGACCTAGCTAGACTGTCGCGCTATGAGCAACTCCCGCGTTCCGGCCGCGCGCAATGCGCTGGAAATCCTCCGGCTGCTATCCACCATCGATGTGCCCATTTCAGCGGCACGTATCCGCAGCGAGCTGGACCTGCCACGCTCATCCACCTACCACCTGCTCAAGGAGATGGTGGACGCGGGATTCGTGGTGCACCTTCCGGAGAACCAAACCTACGGGCTGGGCCTCGCGGCCTACTCCATGGCCGCGGCCTATGCCACGCAGCAACCCCTCGTACGGGCTACGCACAACCACCTCGAACGCATTGCTGGCAAGGTAGGCGGCTCTGGGCACCTGTCGCGCCTGGCGGGGTCAGAGATCCTTTACCTTAATGAGGTCCGGGCGCCGAAGGCTTTGTCTTTGGTGACGGACAGAGGGGTGCGCCTCCAAGCGCAGCGCACCGCCTCAGGGCGAGCGATGCTGGCTCTGCTTCCGGAAGCCGAATGGCGTGCGGCGTATTCGGCCGGAGCTCTCAGCTTTGGGGAGTTCAAGTCCATCCTGCGTGACGTTCGTGAGCGCGGGTGGGCCGAAGAGGTTGAGGTGGTGGCGCGCGGACAAGCCTCGGTAGGGGTGGCAATCGTTGACCATGTGGGCAGGCCAGCCGCGGCGCTTGCGGTGACGTATCCAGTGGGCACTGCCGACGCACCATCCATAGCACAGGAACTGCAGGCGGCGGCAGAGCAGGTGGCGGAGAGAATGTACGGACGGCGTTAGGGGTCAGGGGAGTGCCGGGTGTGCGCGCCGGGGTGGCTGTTGTACTATGAGCGCAACGCGTAGGGCTGTTGCGCGTATCACTTTATTTCCCTACTTGTGAAAGCAAGTATGTATTTTTTCGCGTGCCTTTTTCTCTGCCTGGCGTTGACGCGGGCGGTCTGAGGCCACGCGTCGACACGTGAAGGAGCCTTATCATGTCTATTTCTTATCCCTCATCCGTCACCGTGGGCATTGGTGCCTTGAGCATTGAGGAAGTTGTGGCCGTTGCGCGTTATGGCGCGAAGGTAGAGATCTCTCACGATGCTCTGGATGAAATTGCCACCACACGTTCCCGAGTGGAGGAGCTGGCCCAGGACCCGACGCCGGTCTACGGAATTTCCACTGGTTTCGGTGCGCTCGCTCGTCGCCACATTCCGGAAGAAATGCGCGCCCAGCTGCAGCTCTCCCTTGTGCGCTCCCATGCCGCAGGTACTGGCCCGGAGGTGGAGACCGAAGTCATCCGCGCACTCATGCTGCTTCGCCTCTCCACCCTGTGCACCGGCCGCACCGGCGTGCGCCCGGTGGTGGCGGAGACCTACGCCGCGGTGCTCAACGCCAACATTCACCCGGTCATCCGTGAGTATGGATCGCTAGGCTGCTCTGGTGACTTGGCGCCGCTGGCTCATGCGGCACTGGCGCTGCTGGGTGAGGGAGAGGTGCGCGTCGATGGCGGCGACATCATCCCGGCGGGTGAGGCGCTAAAGGCGGCGGGCATCGAGCCACTGCAGCTGCGTGAGAAGGAAGGCTTGGCGCTCATTAACGGTACCGATGGCATGTTGGGCCAGCTCTGCCTGGCCATTACTGATTTGCGCGAGCTGGCTAAGACGGCTGATATTGCTACTGCGATGACGGTGGAGGGCCTGCTGGGTACCCTCGTAGTTTTTGCCGATGATCTTCAGCAGCTGCGTCCGCACCCAGGTCAGGCGGATGCCGCTGCCAATATTCTGGCTGTGGCAGAAGGGTCTGCCATTCTGGAGGCTGCCCTTGAGGAATTCAAGAAGAACCAGGTTCAGGACGCCTACTCGGTGCGCTGTGCCCCGCAGGTGGCCGGCGGTTTCCGCGATACCGTGGCGCACACCGCTGTGGTAGCAGAACGCGAGCTTGCCGCAGCTGTGGACAACCCCGTCGTGACTAAGGATGGTCGCGTGGTATCCAACGGTAACTTCCACGGCGCTCCGGTGGCTTATGCGTTGGACTTCCTGGCTATTGTGGTGGCTGACTTGGCCTCCATGTCGGAGCGTCGTACCGACCGCTTCCTTGATACCGCCCGCAACCGCGGCCTACATGCATTCCTGGCCGATGATCCGGGTGTCGACTCCGGCCACATGATTGCGCAGTACGCGCAGGCAGGCATCGTCTCCGAGCTCAAGCGCCTGGCAAACCCGTCCTCCGCGGATTCCATTCCGTCCTCCGCTATGCAGGAGGACCATGTCTCCATGGGCTGGTCTGGCGCCCGCAAGCTGCGCAAGGCTGTGGATGGCCTGCAGCGAGTGCTCGCCATTGAGATTCTTACTGCGGCCCGCGCTATTGATATGCGTGAGGGCGAGCCGGCGAAGGGTACCGGCGCGGTTATCGCCGCCCTCCGCACGACCGTGCAGGGCCCGGGCACAGACCGCTACTTGAGCCCGGAGATTGAGGAGACCGTGCGCCTGGTCAAGGAAGGTGCGCTCGTGGATGCGGTAGAGGAGGTCGTCGGTACGCTGCGCTAAGCGCCACCCCGGCCCCCATGGACCCTGCTGAGTTTCGCACGGTCCATGGGGGCCTTTTCTGTGCGTTTTTCGATTCCACGTGTCCAGACCTCAAAGCCGAACGGCGCAGGTGGGCGTCGAGAAGCGCGTGGCCAGTGCTTGGCGACGACCTGGGTGGTTGGACTTCTAGGTCTGGACATATGGCTCGAGCTCGGTAGGTTCACGATGATGCCGGTCGCTCGACAGTCTGGCATGTGAGACAGGTGGATAAAATGTGGTCTAGAAGATAGACGTGAGTCACAGTAGTTTGTTCTCTGTGACGCCAACCAAACTTCGGGGACAGCCCCGGGAAACCGGCCTGGGGTTTGGGAGGGCGTCGATAAGCACGAGTGAAAGGAAGCCATGTCTCAACCCCGCGAAGTACGCGCCCCGCGCGGAACCGAACTGACCGCCAAGTCTTGGCAGACCGAAGCCCCACTGCGCATGCTCATGAACAACCTTGACCCTGAGGTTGCCGAGCGCCCAGAGGACCTCGTTGTCTATGGCGGCACCGGCCGAGCCGCCCGAAGCTGGGAAGCCTTCGATGCCATCGTGGAGTCCCTTAAGGACCTTGAGTCCGATGAGACCCTCCTGGTGCAGTCCGGCAAGCCTGTGGGTATCTGGAAGACCAACGAATGGGCACCCCGCGTGCTCATTGCTAACTCCAACCTGGTCGGTGACTGGGCCAACTGGGAGCACTTCCGCGAACTCGAGGACGAAGGCCTCATGATGTACGGCCAGATGACGGCCGGTTCCTGGATCTACATCGCTACCCAGGGCATCCTGCAGGGCACCTTCGAGACCTTCGCGGCCGTGGCTAAGAAGCGCTTCAATGGGACACTAGCTGGCACCTTCACCCTGACCGGTGGGTGCGGTGGCATGGGCGGTGCGCAGCCTCTGTCCGTCACTCTCAACGGCGGTGCGTGCCTCATCGTGGATGTCGATGAGACCCGCCTGAAGCGCCGCCAGCACAAGCGCTACCTCGATGAGGTTGTCACCGACCTGGATGAGGCTCTCAAGCTGGTCCTGGATGCCAAGGAGAATAAGAAACCACTTTCGGTTGGTCTTGTGGGGAATGCAGCAGAGGTCTTCCCGGAGATCCTGCGCCGCCAGCGCGCGGGTGAATTCACCGTGGACATCGTCACCGACCAGACCTCTGCGCACGACCCGCTGAGCTACCTGCCTACAGAAATCACGGTGGAGGACTGGCACAACGAGGCTAAGGCCGACCCGACCACCTTCACCAAGAAGGCTCGTGAGGCCATGGCCGCCCAGGTCCAGGCCATGGTGGAGTTCCAGGATGAAGGCGCTGAGGTCTTCGACTACGGCAACTCCATCCGTGATGAGGCCCGCAAGGCCGGCTACCAGCGCGCCTTCGAGTTCCCGGGCTTCGTTCCGGCCTACATCCGCCCACTGTTCTGCGAGGGCCTTGGTCCCTTCCGTTGGGCCGCACTGTCCGGTGATCCGGAAGACATCAAGGTCACCGACCAAGCACTCAAGGAGCTCTTCCCGGACAACGAGCACCTGCACAACTGGCTCGATGCCGCCGAGGAGTACGTTGAATTCGAGGGCCTGCCGGCACGTATTTGCTGGCTGGGCTACAACGAGCGCCACAAGGCCGGCCTGCTCTTCAACGACTTGGTCAAGGAAGGCAAGATCAAGGCGCCGATCGTCATCGGTCGTGACCACCTCGACTCCGGCTCCGTGGCCTCCCCGTACCGCGAGACTGAGGCGATGCTCGATGGCACCGATGCCGTGGCTGACTGGCCGCTGCTTAACGCCATGACCGCTGTGTCCTCCGGTGCCACCTGGGTATCCATCCACCACGGTGGTGGCGTGGGCATGGGCCGCTCCATCCACGCCGGTCAGGTCACCGTTGCCGACGGTACCGAGCTCGCGGCCGCGAAGCTGCGCGCGGTGCTCACCAATGACCCGGGCATGGGCGTTATCCGCCACGTGGATTCCGGTTACACTCGCGCCAAGGAAGTAGCGGACGAGCGCGGCGTGCGTATTCCGATGGAATTCAAGGCCCGCGACTAGACAAGAGAGGAATAGAAGATCATGTCCACCCTGTTTACTGGAATCTCTGAACTGCGTACGGTGTCGGAGGCTGGCACGCTTGCCGACGCCGCACTCATCGCCAACACCGACGGCACCATCGCCTGGATCGGCCCGGCGGCTGACGCACCGGCCGCCGATAAGAAGATCGACCTTGGAGGTCGTGCGGTTTTGCCAGGCTGGGTGGATTCCCATACCCACATGATCTTCGATGGTGACCGCTCTGCCGAGTTCGAAGCCCGCATGGCGGGGGAATCCTACCAGGCCGGCGGCATTGCCGTGACCATGGATGCGACGCGCTCAGCAGGGGAGGAGCGCCTGGAAAAGCTCCTGCTCCAGCGCATTGCGGCGGCACACCGCGGCGGCACCACCACGCTAGAGACCAAGACCGGCTACGGGCTCAACACTGAATCTGAGGTGGAGGCCGCTCGCGTGGCTGCCCGTCACGTTGATGATGTCACCTTCCTCGGCGCTCACCTTGTCCCGCCGGGGGCGGAGGCTGAGGCCTACCTCGACGAGGTCGTTGGCTCGATGCTTGATGGCGTGACCGAGTACGTCCAGTGGATTGATGTCTTCTGTGAGCGCGGGGCGTTTGATGAGGACCAGTCGCGCCGCGT is a genomic window of Corynebacterium singulare containing:
- a CDS encoding amino acid permease; this encodes MPETTTQRRGLKHRHLHFIALGSAIGTGLFYGSASAIQAAGPSVLLVYLLGGAVVYFLLRALGEMSVHHPVTGSFAEYARAFLGPWAGYITGWMFAFEMVIVALADLTAIGVYMQFWFPGSPQWIWVAATLLLVGGANLATVKAFGELEFAFTIVKVGAVVAMILGGVAVLVFGLSTAETTGPANLVNDGGFFPNGPSGMIASFILVLFAFGGTEIVGVASAEAEEPEKSVPKAVNTIPVRILLFYVLAILVILMINPWRTITGEESPFVQIFSTLGVTWAAAALNVVVITAAVSAINADLFGAGNVLTGLARQNLAPAIMAKKARGVPVMTMVILLIVMVIGTALNALIPENVFEVIASLATFATIYVWLMILLAHVASRKKMSPEERASLTYTVPFWPWGQYFAIAFITFTFGIMAWQAQYRPALAVGVGFIILMTAIFYVTGRRTHATSSDSIPTSKG
- a CDS encoding YjiH family protein, with product MNNEDALVDAFYETEDATPTKKGLWRLFVYSAIGAFVFFFPISYDGKKSIPLDHMVTIIRTHAEAAVPWIILPLAVYGTVRSIVNKNWRDGAMQAVFTVLNVVGMVVSFLMVIGTLPGVLAHEDIVPFLWNSIATPVGLIVPIGGAFLGLLIGYGLLEFVGVFMQPIMRPLWRTPGRSAIDAVASFVGSYSLGILITDRVYQRGGYTAREASIIATGFSTVSAAFMVIVAKQLDLMDMWGIYFAVSLVVTFVVTAITVWIPPLSTIPNEYVSGVTPDPEKPVKGNYFSAAWREALLQLDRAPSLRAAIWENLRDGARMAAAIVPSIMSVGLIGLLLAKFTPLFDWLGYVFYPFAWIVQLPEPELAGKAAAMGIAEMFLPATMVADSSSLTLKFVIGVVAVSAIIFFSALVPCILATKIPIKLWHLVVIWFERVVLTIIIATPIAFLVT
- a CDS encoding IclR family transcriptional regulator; translation: MSNSRVPAARNALEILRLLSTIDVPISAARIRSELDLPRSSTYHLLKEMVDAGFVVHLPENQTYGLGLAAYSMAAAYATQQPLVRATHNHLERIAGKVGGSGHLSRLAGSEILYLNEVRAPKALSLVTDRGVRLQAQRTASGRAMLALLPEAEWRAAYSAGALSFGEFKSILRDVRERGWAEEVEVVARGQASVGVAIVDHVGRPAAALAVTYPVGTADAPSIAQELQAAAEQVAERMYGRR
- the hutH gene encoding histidine ammonia-lyase, which encodes MSISYPSSVTVGIGALSIEEVVAVARYGAKVEISHDALDEIATTRSRVEELAQDPTPVYGISTGFGALARRHIPEEMRAQLQLSLVRSHAAGTGPEVETEVIRALMLLRLSTLCTGRTGVRPVVAETYAAVLNANIHPVIREYGSLGCSGDLAPLAHAALALLGEGEVRVDGGDIIPAGEALKAAGIEPLQLREKEGLALINGTDGMLGQLCLAITDLRELAKTADIATAMTVEGLLGTLVVFADDLQQLRPHPGQADAAANILAVAEGSAILEAALEEFKKNQVQDAYSVRCAPQVAGGFRDTVAHTAVVAERELAAAVDNPVVTKDGRVVSNGNFHGAPVAYALDFLAIVVADLASMSERRTDRFLDTARNRGLHAFLADDPGVDSGHMIAQYAQAGIVSELKRLANPSSADSIPSSAMQEDHVSMGWSGARKLRKAVDGLQRVLAIEILTAARAIDMREGEPAKGTGAVIAALRTTVQGPGTDRYLSPEIEETVRLVKEGALVDAVEEVVGTLR
- a CDS encoding urocanate hydratase, translated to MSQPREVRAPRGTELTAKSWQTEAPLRMLMNNLDPEVAERPEDLVVYGGTGRAARSWEAFDAIVESLKDLESDETLLVQSGKPVGIWKTNEWAPRVLIANSNLVGDWANWEHFRELEDEGLMMYGQMTAGSWIYIATQGILQGTFETFAAVAKKRFNGTLAGTFTLTGGCGGMGGAQPLSVTLNGGACLIVDVDETRLKRRQHKRYLDEVVTDLDEALKLVLDAKENKKPLSVGLVGNAAEVFPEILRRQRAGEFTVDIVTDQTSAHDPLSYLPTEITVEDWHNEAKADPTTFTKKAREAMAAQVQAMVEFQDEGAEVFDYGNSIRDEARKAGYQRAFEFPGFVPAYIRPLFCEGLGPFRWAALSGDPEDIKVTDQALKELFPDNEHLHNWLDAAEEYVEFEGLPARICWLGYNERHKAGLLFNDLVKEGKIKAPIVIGRDHLDSGSVASPYRETEAMLDGTDAVADWPLLNAMTAVSSGATWVSIHHGGGVGMGRSIHAGQVTVADGTELAAAKLRAVLTNDPGMGVIRHVDSGYTRAKEVADERGVRIPMEFKARD
- the hutI gene encoding imidazolonepropionase, whose product is MSTLFTGISELRTVSEAGTLADAALIANTDGTIAWIGPAADAPAADKKIDLGGRAVLPGWVDSHTHMIFDGDRSAEFEARMAGESYQAGGIAVTMDATRSAGEERLEKLLLQRIAAAHRGGTTTLETKTGYGLNTESEVEAARVAARHVDDVTFLGAHLVPPGAEAEAYLDEVVGSMLDGVTEYVQWIDVFCERGAFDEDQSRRVLDAGKARGLGLRVHGNQLGEGPGVALAVEMGAASVDHVNYLSDSDVEALAASDTVATLLPACDLSTREPLAPGRTLLDAGATVAIASNLNPGTSYTSSMNFCVTTAVLQQHLTLDEAIAAGTLGGATALRRHDVGEGKDVQGRPAKGTLVVGAAADLHVLDAPSAIHLAYRPGMPMTWKTFVAGREV